The following proteins come from a genomic window of Ferrovibrio sp. MS7:
- a CDS encoding ABC transporter permease, with translation MDATSLFKTLRTIITYLVYTVMLTPVVLVVWAAFFDSTFMSFPPPGYTLNWFVRAAEHTAFTSGFKTSIKVALAATFLGVLTGTAASLVIIRSGLRGMKLLQGLLLTPMIVPNIVLGIALYIFFIAVANWSGFDLTQGILGLVLAHTLLTIPWSVRLICANLVGLNRSIEEAAANLGAPPLVVFWRITLPMMRSGVIAAALFSFIISFENLEISLLLVQPGSTTFPIALMQYLEFQMDPTVAAATAVQVAVVAAVLLITDRFVKLSRVV, from the coding sequence ATGGATGCCACCTCACTCTTCAAGACGCTTCGGACCATCATCACGTATCTGGTTTATACCGTGATGCTGACGCCGGTGGTCCTGGTGGTGTGGGCGGCATTCTTCGACAGTACCTTCATGTCGTTTCCGCCGCCCGGCTACACGCTCAACTGGTTTGTGCGGGCGGCGGAGCACACCGCCTTCACCAGCGGCTTCAAGACCAGCATCAAGGTGGCACTGGCCGCCACCTTCCTGGGTGTGCTGACCGGCACCGCCGCCAGCCTGGTGATTATCCGCAGTGGCCTGCGCGGCATGAAGCTGCTGCAGGGCCTGCTACTCACGCCGATGATCGTGCCGAATATCGTGCTCGGCATTGCGCTCTATATCTTCTTCATCGCGGTGGCCAACTGGAGCGGCTTTGATCTCACGCAAGGGATCCTCGGCTTGGTGCTGGCGCATACGCTGCTCACCATTCCGTGGTCGGTGCGGCTGATATGCGCTAATCTCGTCGGCCTCAACCGCTCGATCGAAGAGGCGGCGGCCAATCTCGGAGCACCGCCGCTGGTGGTATTCTGGCGCATCACGCTGCCGATGATGCGCTCCGGCGTCATTGCCGCGGCGTTGTTCAGCTTCATCATCTCATTCGAAAATCTCGAAATATCGTTGCTGCTGGTACAGCCGGGTTCCACCACATTCCCGATTGCGCTGATGCAATATCTGGAATTCCAGATGGACCCAACCGTGGCGGCGGCCACGGCTGTGCAGGTAGCCGTTGTGGCGGCGGTGCTTCTGATTACCGATCGCTTCGTTAAATTGAGCCGGGTGGTATA
- a CDS encoding Gfo/Idh/MocA family protein produces MSRKLRFGVLGGANIARMFVAGCAPSEHVEIIAIASRDQSRADAMARELGIKRALGSYEALLADPEIDAIYLPLPNSLHAPWAIKATEAGKHVLCEKPLAMNAAEVAAMFAAADRHGVILREGYPYMAQPQTITLWQMLHEGAIGQLKLIRSTFSVLFKDPANIRLMPDLGGGALYDAGSYAASLIRLAAGRRPLRVQATWQVDGNGVDVTTLANIDFGSGLFAQLSCSFDAAYFRSASIAGESGIIETNYLNHPPMGGPPLLQIRRGTTLALPLEPLAVPDGNGFRLEAEEFASLVAGKGGWHGASPAESLDIALILDAIRASAPSGAWVALSPS; encoded by the coding sequence ATGAGTCGCAAGCTGCGCTTCGGTGTTCTGGGCGGCGCGAATATCGCGCGGATGTTCGTTGCCGGCTGTGCGCCGTCTGAGCATGTTGAAATCATCGCGATTGCCAGCCGCGACCAGAGCCGCGCCGACGCCATGGCCAGGGAACTCGGTATCAAGCGCGCACTGGGCTCCTACGAGGCGTTGCTGGCCGATCCGGAAATCGACGCGATCTATCTGCCGCTGCCGAATTCGCTGCATGCGCCCTGGGCGATCAAGGCGACGGAAGCCGGCAAGCATGTGCTATGCGAAAAGCCACTGGCGATGAATGCCGCTGAAGTCGCGGCGATGTTCGCCGCTGCCGACCGCCACGGCGTGATCCTGCGCGAAGGCTATCCCTATATGGCGCAACCGCAGACGATTACATTGTGGCAGATGCTGCACGAGGGCGCTATCGGCCAGTTGAAGCTGATCCGCTCCACCTTTTCGGTGTTGTTCAAGGATCCGGCCAATATCCGCCTGATGCCCGATCTGGGCGGTGGCGCCCTGTATGATGCCGGCAGCTATGCCGCCAGCCTGATCCGGCTTGCCGCCGGCCGGCGCCCGCTGCGCGTGCAGGCCACCTGGCAGGTGGATGGCAATGGCGTGGATGTCACCACACTGGCCAATATCGATTTCGGCAGCGGCTTGTTCGCGCAGCTTTCCTGCAGTTTCGATGCAGCGTATTTCCGCAGTGCCTCGATTGCCGGCGAAAGCGGCATCATCGAAACCAATTACCTGAACCATCCACCGATGGGGGGGCCGCCGCTGTTGCAGATCCGGCGCGGCACCACGCTTGCCTTGCCGCTGGAGCCGCTGGCTGTCCCTGATGGCAACGGCTTCCGCCTGGAGGCCGAGGAATTTGCCAGCCTGGTGGCAGGCAAGGGCGGCTGGCATGGCGCCTCGCCGGCAGAATCCCTCGATATTGCCCTGATTCTCGATGCGATCCGGGCCAGCGCACCGAGCGGCGCCTGGGTGGCGCTCAGCCCGTCCTAG
- a CDS encoding ornithine cyclodeaminase family protein encodes MALFLNEHDVEELLTVTDSMDVLEASIREQGQKIATNRPRQIVATPNAQLSVLPAAIPSLGSLGYKTYTVGPDGVRFWLLLFKEDGELHCLMEAEHIGLIRTGGASGIATKYMSREDSKVAGILGTGYQAPSQLEAVCKVRKIEKVLAYSRTTEKLLEFCKGMSKHLGLPVEPAKSVEEVVRKSDVLCTITSSKDPVVDGSWVPEGQHINLVGAMKPTSREIDTLTIERADLIAVDDWQQSHVESGEFIKAVEEGRLDWNRIREFSDVVAEAPKRKPGSISLFKSHGVGLWDIAMASLVYDRAVKRGMGVELPIKQQTKALRRGHSDQVRAWAAS; translated from the coding sequence ATGGCCCTGTTCCTGAACGAGCATGACGTCGAAGAACTCCTGACGGTTACCGATTCCATGGACGTGCTTGAGGCGTCCATCCGGGAGCAGGGGCAGAAGATCGCGACCAACCGGCCGCGTCAGATCGTTGCCACCCCGAATGCCCAGCTTTCGGTGCTGCCGGCGGCGATCCCGAGCCTGGGCAGCCTGGGCTACAAGACCTACACCGTCGGCCCCGATGGCGTGCGCTTCTGGCTGCTGCTGTTCAAGGAAGACGGCGAACTGCATTGTCTGATGGAAGCCGAGCATATCGGCCTGATCCGCACCGGCGGCGCCTCCGGCATCGCCACCAAGTATATGAGCCGCGAGGACAGCAAGGTCGCCGGCATCCTGGGCACCGGCTATCAGGCGCCGAGCCAGCTTGAGGCCGTCTGCAAAGTACGCAAGATCGAGAAGGTGCTGGCCTACAGCCGCACCACGGAAAAGCTGCTCGAATTCTGCAAGGGCATGAGCAAGCATCTCGGCCTCCCGGTGGAACCGGCGAAGTCGGTCGAGGAAGTCGTGCGCAAGTCCGACGTGCTGTGCACCATCACCTCGTCCAAGGATCCCGTCGTTGATGGCTCCTGGGTGCCCGAGGGCCAGCATATCAACCTAGTGGGCGCCATGAAGCCGACCAGCCGCGAAATCGACACGCTGACCATCGAGCGTGCCGACCTGATCGCGGTCGATGATTGGCAGCAGAGCCATGTCGAGTCGGGCGAATTCATCAAGGCGGTCGAGGAAGGCCGCCTCGACTGGAACCGTATCCGAGAATTCAGCGATGTCGTCGCCGAAGCGCCGAAGCGCAAGCCGGGTTCGATCAGCCTGTTCAAATCCCATGGCGTCGGCCTCTGGGATATCGCCATGGCCTCGCTGGTTTATGACCGCGCGGTGAAGCGCGGCATGGGCGTTGAACTGCCGATCAAGCAGCAGACCAAGGCGCTGCGCCGTGGCCACTCGGACCAGGTCCGAGCTTGGGCCGCCAGCTAA
- a CDS encoding GntR family transcriptional regulator produces MSESAVLTRDQEPPPPLPTSLTEHAYRHLRQAILSGKLQAGAPLRQEKLSNELGISRLPLREALRQLDSEGLVVLRPRRGYYVALLDTKEIEELFDIRAMMEARAGYLAAVNRTEKDIAEVGEILERLDAAAFREPLDAAEFYRLNRLFHHRFFASSQRAHLCRLLSSVHDSLDPYIRMGEGIQSLEESQDDHRNLFEALKAGDGDLVARLCREHCEASCRRLIKSSS; encoded by the coding sequence GTGTCGGAATCAGCAGTTCTCACCCGAGACCAAGAGCCGCCCCCGCCATTACCGACCAGCCTTACCGAGCACGCCTACAGGCATCTCCGACAGGCAATCCTGAGCGGCAAGCTGCAAGCCGGCGCCCCGCTGCGGCAGGAGAAATTGTCGAATGAACTCGGCATCAGCCGCCTGCCGCTGCGCGAGGCCCTGCGCCAGCTAGATTCAGAAGGCCTTGTCGTGCTGCGCCCCCGGCGCGGCTACTACGTTGCGCTGCTCGATACCAAGGAGATCGAAGAACTATTCGATATCCGCGCCATGATGGAGGCGCGCGCCGGCTATCTCGCGGCCGTCAACAGAACCGAAAAGGATATCGCCGAAGTCGGTGAAATCCTGGAACGGCTTGATGCCGCAGCATTCCGCGAACCGCTGGATGCAGCGGAATTCTATCGTCTGAACCGGCTATTCCATCATCGCTTTTTCGCCAGCTCGCAGCGCGCTCATCTCTGCCGCCTGCTCAGCAGCGTGCATGACAGCCTTGATCCCTATATCCGCATGGGCGAAGGGATTCAGTCGCTCGAGGAATCACAGGACGACCACCGCAACCTGTTCGAGGCGCTGAAGGCTGGCGATGGCGATCTGGTGGCGCGGCTCTGCCGCGAGCATTGCGAGGCGTCCTGCCGCCGCCTGATCAAGTCGAGTTCGTAA